TACGTACAGGAAGCCGCCACTCCGCAAGGCGCGAGCGGCGTTACTCCTCCAGGATAGCCCGGACGCGGAAGCAGCCCATCTCCTCCTGCGGCGCGTTGGCGAGCACGTCCTCGCGCGACAGGGACTCGGTCACGGTATCGTCGCGCAGCACGTTCTGGAGCGCCAGCGCGTGCGCGGTCGGCGGCACGCTGGCGGTGTCCACCTCCTTCAGCACCTCGAAGGCCTCAAGGATGGCGGAAAGCTGCTCCTGAAAACGGGCGATGTCCTTCTCGGTCACGCCCACCCGGCAGAGCTGGGATATGTGCTGGACTTCCTCACGGGTCAGCTTCAATGGTCGTCTCCGTCGCTCGCGTGTTCGCCGGACAGCCAACGGGTATTATAGCAGAGCGGATTCAGACGGAACAATGCCGACTACGAGCGCTGACCGTTCGCGTTCAACAGGATGACACTCGGTATGTTGTCATTTTGAGCGAAGCGAAGAATCTCCTGCGACGGAACCGTTCAGGGAGATTCCTCGGTCGTCCTTCTGTGGAAGGACTCTCTCGGAATGACACGGAAGGGACGCCATTCTATCCCCCATCCGCCTGCGTGTTGACAGCCCCGCGCACGGCTGCTAGGCTGGGGCCGCTGTTCACAGATACCGCACGGGAGGCTTCCTCGCATGACCGCCAGCGCCCTCTCCGGCATCCGCGTTCTGGAACTCGGCGACTTCGTATCCGCGCCGTACTGCGCCAGGATGCTCGCCGACATGGGCGCGGACGTCATCAAGGTCGAGCGCCCGCCTCTCGGCGACTCGTCGCGCCGCTACGGCCCATTCCTCGACGACATGCCCCACCCGGAGCGCAGCGGCCTCTTCCTGTACATGAACGTCAACAAGCGCGGCGTCACCCTGGACATAGAGAAGCCCACGGGGCGCGCGATTCTGCACAAGCTCCTCGCCCAGATGGATGTCTTTGTCATGGGCCTTGCGCCCCGCGAAATGGACGCGCTCGGACTCGCGCCCGCGACGCTGCACGCCGCGTACCCGCGGCTCATCATCACCAGCCTGACGCCCTACGGCCTGACCGGCCCCTACCGCGACCGCCGCGCCAACGACCTGACCTGCTCCGCCGCGAGCGGCGCGACCTTCCTGACAGGCCGGCCCGAGCGGGAGCCGCTGACCCAGCCCTGCTTTCAGGCCGACCACCAGTGCGGCGTCAGCGGCACGGCCGCCACCATCGCGGCGCTGCTCATGCGCGAGGCCACCGGCGAGGGGCAGGTCGCGGACATCTCGGAGACGGATACGATGGCGAGCATCTACGTGGGCAGCAACGTGACGTCGTCCGTCAAGGAGGGCAAAGACCGCCAGCGGACGGGCATCCGCTATCCGGGTCACTATCCGGACGGCCTCTTCCGGGTCAAGGACGGACACATCTGCCTCAACTGCCCGCAGATCGTCCAGTGGGTGCGGTTCCTGGAGGCGATGGGCGCGCCGGAATGGACGAAGGACCCGCGTTACCGCAACCGAAAAGCAATGGCCCAGGAGTACCCGGACGAGGTTGACCGCCGCATGACCGACATGCTGAAGGACAGGACAAGGGCCGAGTTGTACGCCCTGGGCCAGGAGCGCCGCGTGCCCATAGCGATGGTGCAGACAGCCGAAGACCTGTACCGCGATCCGCACCTCCGCGCGCGGGATTACTTCGTCCGCCTGACGCACGCCGAGGTTGGCGAGCGCGAGTACCCGGGCGCGCCGTACAAGTTCTCACGCACGCCCTGGCAGGCGCGACGGCCAGCGCCGTTGCTCGGTGAGCATAACGACGAGGTCTATTGCGGCATGCTGGGCCATTCGCGCGACGACCTCGTCACGCTGCGACGGGCTGGCGTGGTGTAACCCGTCCCTACCCAGTCCGTCCTCCCCTCGTCCAGCGAGAGGAGGACACAGGAGTGAATAGAGTTGCTCCCTCTAGAAGGCTATCGCGTCATTGAGTTCGGCTGGGCGGTCGCCGGAGGCACGCCCGGCCTGCTGCTGGCCGACCTCGGCGCGGAGGTCATCAAGGTCGAGTCGCGGGAGCGGCTGGACGGGCTGCGGCTCGGCGTCGGAGGCCGCAAGGACATCCCCGACCCGGAGGAGCGTAGCCTCCATTTCCACTGGGTCAACCGGAACAAGCTCGGCGTCACCGTCAACCTGAAGCACTCGCGCGGCGCGGAGATGGTGCTCCGGCTCGCCGCGCAGAGCGACGCCCTCGTGGAAAACTATTCGGCGGGAACGCTCGAAAGCCTCGGCATCGGCTACGCCGCGCTGCGCGCCGCGCGCCCCGACATCGTCGTCGTCTCGCTCACCGGCGCGGGCCAGACCGGGCCGCAGCGCGACCTCCTGGCCTACGCCAACATCATGAGCAGCCTGGCGGGGCTTGAGGCCCTCACGGGCTATCCCGACGAGGGCGCGCCCGTCCTCTCGTACCCGGCGTACTCGGACATGAGCACCGCCACGCACGCCGCGCTCGCCACGCTCTTCGCGCTGTTCCACCGTCGCCGCACCGGCGAGGGGCAGCACGTTGACGTCTCCGGCTGGGAGAGCACCACCAGCCTGCTGGGCCCCGCACTCATGGACTACGCGCTGAACAAACGGGTGCAGGGACTCCAGGGCAACCGTCACCAGAGCGTCGCGCCGCACGGCGTCTATCCCTGCAAGGGGGTAAACCGCTGGATAGCGCTGGCCGTTGAGGACGACGCCGCGTGGGAGGGGCTGCGTCGCGCGATGGGCAGCCCGGACTGGGCGTCCGACCCGGCGCTCGCCGACGGCTATGGCCGCGTGCAGCGCCGCGACGACCTGGACAGGCGCGTCGCCGCGTGGACCCGCGAGCGCACCGTCGAGGAGCTTGTACCCCTGCTGGAGCGGGCGGGCGTGACCGTCGCGCCGGCGGCGACGCCCACGGAGCTGGCCCGCGACCCGCACTTCCGCCAGCGCGGCGTCTTCATGGAGATCACACACCCGCGCACGGGCGAGGAGGTCACGTCGGTCGCGCCGTGGCGGGTCGGCCCGGAGCCGCTGCGCGTCCGCCGTCCCACGCCGCTGGTGGGGGAGCACACGCGCTACGTCTTCCGCGAGGTGCTGGGCCTGGCCGACGCGGAGGCGGCCGCGCTGGAGAGGGACAAGGCGCTGTACTAGGCGGCAAACTCCAGAGATTTAGGTTTCCTGGTTTCATCCCCCTCGATGACTCAGCGCATGGTATGCCAGATGACGCCAAATCTCGACAATAAGTCGAGCTAAATACTTCCTCTTTTGACCAGAAACGCGACCGATGGTTGCCTGTACGCGACCTCCACTGGCGACTGGCTCGTACTGTGTAAACTCTCGGACAAGCTCTTCGTACAGTCGTCTGGTCTCTTTGTCTGGCATGTCGTCGGGGAGAATGGGATGGAACGAAAGGTGCGCTGCAATCAATCTCTCGCGAAGCGTCTTCCCAGAGGTAGCCATCACTTCCACCGCATTGGTGAACCTCTCAAGTGTGGATAGGTCGACTGTTAGATATTTGATTTTGCCCTTGTGCATGTGTCCTGTCTCGCTCCTTTCAGGCGCGCTATCAAATTCAAGCCTCCTAAGTATCCCGCTTTCTTCAATGCGTCAATCACTCCAGATAATCTTCCTGTCATAGTTACATCCCCTGTCGTCGCTCATCTTAGTGACGGGCATTCCCGTAGCTAGAACGGAACTTTACCCCACCAAAGGTCTTTGGCAAGCAGGGCTGGAGTCAATATGCAAAGAACGAAAGTTAGGGCAAACAGGG
The DNA window shown above is from Dehalococcoidia bacterium and carries:
- the gatC gene encoding Asp-tRNA(Asn)/Glu-tRNA(Gln) amidotransferase subunit GatC; this translates as MKLTREEVQHISQLCRVGVTEKDIARFQEQLSAILEAFEVLKEVDTASVPPTAHALALQNVLRDDTVTESLSREDVLANAPQEEMGCFRVRAILEE
- a CDS encoding CoA transferase, giving the protein MTASALSGIRVLELGDFVSAPYCARMLADMGADVIKVERPPLGDSSRRYGPFLDDMPHPERSGLFLYMNVNKRGVTLDIEKPTGRAILHKLLAQMDVFVMGLAPREMDALGLAPATLHAAYPRLIITSLTPYGLTGPYRDRRANDLTCSAASGATFLTGRPEREPLTQPCFQADHQCGVSGTAATIAALLMREATGEGQVADISETDTMASIYVGSNVTSSVKEGKDRQRTGIRYPGHYPDGLFRVKDGHICLNCPQIVQWVRFLEAMGAPEWTKDPRYRNRKAMAQEYPDEVDRRMTDMLKDRTRAELYALGQERRVPIAMVQTAEDLYRDPHLRARDYFVRLTHAEVGEREYPGAPYKFSRTPWQARRPAPLLGEHNDEVYCGMLGHSRDDLVTLRRAGVV
- a CDS encoding CoA transferase is translated as MLPLEGYRVIEFGWAVAGGTPGLLLADLGAEVIKVESRERLDGLRLGVGGRKDIPDPEERSLHFHWVNRNKLGVTVNLKHSRGAEMVLRLAAQSDALVENYSAGTLESLGIGYAALRAARPDIVVVSLTGAGQTGPQRDLLAYANIMSSLAGLEALTGYPDEGAPVLSYPAYSDMSTATHAALATLFALFHRRRTGEGQHVDVSGWESTTSLLGPALMDYALNKRVQGLQGNRHQSVAPHGVYPCKGVNRWIALAVEDDAAWEGLRRAMGSPDWASDPALADGYGRVQRRDDLDRRVAAWTRERTVEELVPLLERAGVTVAPAATPTELARDPHFRQRGVFMEITHPRTGEEVTSVAPWRVGPEPLRVRRPTPLVGEHTRYVFREVLGLADAEAAALERDKALY